One genomic segment of Streptomyces niveus includes these proteins:
- a CDS encoding MerR family transcriptional regulator — translation MRIGEIAALVGVTSRAVRHYHHLGLLPEPERRANGYRVYTVRDAVLLARIRRLSELGLSLDEVRDVLADDAGRELAEVLGELDADLARQEEEIRTRRRRLAELTAGTLPPEGPVSPALARLLGAMPETTSAMAAKDRELLTLLDTVGGDEIVYDALLPLTRDPDVLALYERLDDLADAAVGDPRVGPLAEALAAVIPAEVLAKLARADGPALEGFGDAFLADFAPAQAEVAQHVMEALAKRMDGEGQG, via the coding sequence ATGCGAATCGGAGAGATCGCCGCGCTCGTGGGGGTCACCTCGCGGGCGGTGCGGCACTACCACCACCTGGGGCTGCTGCCGGAGCCCGAGCGGAGGGCCAACGGCTACCGCGTCTACACCGTGCGGGACGCCGTCCTCCTCGCCCGGATCAGGCGGCTCTCGGAGCTGGGGCTCAGCCTGGACGAGGTACGGGACGTGCTCGCCGACGACGCGGGGCGGGAGCTGGCCGAGGTGCTCGGCGAGCTGGACGCCGATCTGGCGCGGCAGGAGGAGGAGATCCGGACCAGACGGCGCAGGCTCGCCGAGCTGACGGCGGGGACGCTGCCTCCCGAGGGGCCGGTGTCGCCCGCGCTGGCGCGGCTGCTCGGGGCCATGCCGGAGACCACCTCGGCGATGGCGGCCAAGGACCGCGAACTCCTCACGCTGCTCGACACGGTCGGCGGCGACGAGATCGTCTACGACGCCCTGCTCCCCCTGACGCGCGACCCGGACGTCCTCGCGCTCTACGAACGTCTCGACGACCTCGCCGACGCGGCGGTCGGCGACCCCCGCGTAGGACCGCTCGCCGAGGCGCTGGCGGCCGTCATCCCGGCGGAGGTGCTGGCGAAACTGGCGAGGGCGGACGGCCCCGCGCTGGAGGGGTTCGGCGACGCGTTCCTCGCCGATTTCGCCCCCGCCCAGGCCGAGGTGGCACAACACGTGATGGAAGCACTCGCGAAGAGGATGGACGGGGAGGGGCAGGGATGA
- a CDS encoding DUF6059 family protein, protein MGLRSWLGKAVTGVWNMLVEYGTLTVGPLSGVHFDDPDPDDTQREARPPEATHGGGNGARLQGPPTGHPERHCPTPPSRVEQELWAGLGIDVRKAGR, encoded by the coding sequence ATGGGGCTGAGGTCCTGGCTCGGCAAGGCGGTCACCGGCGTGTGGAACATGCTCGTCGAGTACGGCACCCTCACCGTCGGACCGCTGTCCGGTGTCCACTTCGACGACCCCGACCCCGACGACACTCAGCGAGAGGCCCGGCCGCCGGAAGCCACCCACGGTGGCGGGAACGGTGCCCGGCTCCAGGGACCCCCGACCGGCCACCCGGAACGACACTGCCCGACCCCTCCGAGCCGGGTCGAGCAGGAGCTGTGGGCGGGACTGGGCATCGACGTGAGGAAAGCCGGCCGGTAG
- a CDS encoding AfsR/SARP family transcriptional regulator has translation MEIGVLGPLIVSIDGTSVVPSAAKPRQMLALLAVNAGCDVNVTTLTEELWDSSPPSGPAGVVQTYVKQLRRAIADALGPEHKCAPKEVLSRSYAGYALNLPGPVLEANLFQQLTGRGLRALAGGDDETASELLGEALAMWRGQLLADVRIGPALRVELLRLEESRRSALEGRITADLRLGRHAEVIGELLALTERFPLQERLHGLLMLALYRCGRSWQALEIFRKLRASTSQELGIEPSLRVQKLHRAILAADPQLDLAAPSLAAF, from the coding sequence ATGGAGATCGGGGTTCTCGGGCCGCTCATAGTGAGCATCGACGGCACATCCGTGGTGCCGAGTGCGGCCAAACCGCGCCAGATGCTCGCACTGCTGGCGGTCAACGCGGGCTGCGACGTGAACGTGACGACGCTGACCGAGGAGTTGTGGGACTCAAGTCCCCCCAGCGGGCCCGCGGGAGTTGTGCAGACCTACGTCAAGCAGCTGCGCCGGGCCATCGCCGACGCCTTGGGACCGGAGCACAAGTGTGCCCCGAAAGAGGTGCTGAGCCGCAGCTATGCCGGATACGCGCTGAACCTGCCCGGACCCGTCCTGGAGGCCAACCTCTTCCAGCAGCTCACCGGTCGCGGGTTGCGTGCCCTGGCAGGCGGCGACGACGAGACCGCGTCGGAGCTGCTGGGCGAGGCGCTCGCCATGTGGCGTGGGCAGCTCCTCGCCGACGTACGCATCGGACCCGCGCTCCGCGTCGAGCTGCTACGGCTGGAGGAGTCACGGCGCTCCGCGCTGGAGGGGCGGATCACCGCGGACCTCCGGCTCGGAAGGCACGCCGAGGTGATCGGCGAACTCCTCGCGCTCACCGAGCGCTTCCCGCTCCAGGAGCGTCTGCACGGGCTGCTGATGCTGGCGCTCTACAGATGTGGACGCTCGTGGCAAGCGCTTGAAATTTTTCGAAAGCTACGCGCGTCGACCTCCCAGGAGCTGGGCATTGAGCCTTCACTGCGCGTTCAGAAACTGCATCGGGCGATCCTGGCCGCCGACCCTCAGCTCGACCTCGCCGCACCGAGTTTGGCCGCGTTTTAG
- a CDS encoding thioesterase II family protein — protein MRYLSRKRPGFEPEPATRLFCFPYAGGGASAYRRWQRGLDAHDAGVQVMPVQLPGREERYDEPRFTDLDALIDDLDAQLDEELAEPHIFYGHSMGALIAYSLARRRQSRGAALPRALVLSSYRAPHLPSPALADPDAGDEGLLAGLAALGGIPETLLDHPEFLSALLPVVRDDLRLCMGSVAPHIEPLRVPLHLFAGQSDRLVTVDEMLPWRRHAGSGFDVRTMPGGHFFVRSDEGAFLRELASLTRRYASERVTV, from the coding sequence ATGCGATACCTGTCCCGGAAGCGACCGGGCTTCGAACCGGAGCCCGCGACACGGCTGTTCTGCTTTCCGTACGCGGGCGGCGGCGCCTCGGCGTACCGGCGATGGCAGCGCGGCCTCGACGCCCATGACGCCGGAGTACAGGTGATGCCGGTGCAACTGCCCGGCCGCGAGGAACGGTACGACGAACCCAGGTTCACCGATCTGGACGCCCTCATCGACGACTTGGACGCACAGCTCGACGAGGAGCTGGCAGAGCCCCACATCTTCTACGGCCACAGCATGGGGGCGCTCATCGCGTACTCGCTCGCCCGGCGGCGGCAGTCGCGCGGGGCGGCCCTGCCCCGGGCACTCGTGCTCAGCTCCTACCGTGCCCCGCACCTGCCGTCCCCGGCGCTCGCGGACCCGGACGCCGGGGACGAGGGACTCCTCGCCGGCCTGGCCGCGCTCGGCGGCATCCCGGAGACGCTGCTCGACCATCCCGAATTCCTCTCCGCGCTCCTTCCGGTGGTCCGTGACGACCTCCGGCTGTGCATGGGCAGCGTCGCCCCGCACATCGAGCCGCTGCGGGTACCGCTGCACCTGTTCGCCGGACAATCGGACCGCCTCGTCACCGTGGACGAGATGCTTCCCTGGCGGAGGCACGCGGGGAGCGGCTTCGACGTGCGAACGATGCCCGGCGGACACTTCTTCGTCAGATCGGACGAGGGCGCCTTTCTGCGTGAACTCGCCTCCCTGACACGCCGGTACGCCTCGGAGCGGGTCACGGTGTAG
- a CDS encoding DUF4260 family protein has product MTHDATEGATRSSASRPVRTVWVVAFVLLLVFAVFEATKYGGWVLVAALAGAVAPDLSFLAGISGGPHRHGQLPRRAVPLYNLLHRPVVPVVVMLGCLIPESPSVAVPVFNFGLAWLVHIAADRALGYGLRTPDGWQR; this is encoded by the coding sequence GTGACTCACGACGCCACGGAAGGCGCCACCAGGAGTTCGGCCTCACGGCCGGTCCGCACGGTATGGGTGGTCGCGTTCGTCCTCCTCCTGGTCTTCGCCGTGTTCGAGGCGACGAAGTACGGCGGATGGGTGCTCGTCGCGGCACTCGCCGGTGCCGTCGCACCCGACCTGTCGTTCCTCGCCGGCATCTCCGGCGGCCCGCACCGGCACGGCCAACTGCCCCGCAGAGCCGTGCCCCTCTACAACCTTCTGCACCGGCCCGTCGTGCCCGTGGTCGTCATGCTCGGCTGTCTGATCCCCGAATCCCCGTCCGTCGCCGTCCCCGTGTTCAACTTCGGTCTGGCCTGGCTGGTGCACATCGCCGCCGACCGGGCCCTCGGATACGGCCTGCGCACCCCCGACGGCTGGCAGCGCTGA
- a CDS encoding cytochrome P450, whose protein sequence is MDTTDTTHGGSETDRPVLEYPFHRPSAVEVPTVYEELRGKCPVAHVRLPTGDEGYVVTRYDDVRTVLADARFSRAATISPEAPQLTPTPPVPGSLFTTDAPEHTRLRRLVSREFTARRVQNMRPRIQELTDGLLDEMEKLDGPVDLNTALAFPLPVMVICELLGVPFEDRDRFREWSDAFVSITAHTPEEMAAQRQQMIGYLGELVKRKREEPTDDLMGALVVASDEEGSLNEYELIVMAATILVAGHETTVSMIGKIVLTLLRHPEQMDMLREHPEKLDHAIEELLRVNPIGDGGPLRITLEDVEVGGTLIPKGSAVLAAVCSANQDPDRFPGAQANEFDPERPEAVHHVAFGHGPHFCVGAALARAELQIVISSLLNRFPGLRLAEEVGSLELTTGMMVHGLKTLPVTW, encoded by the coding sequence ATGGACACGACGGACACGACGCATGGCGGGTCGGAGACCGACCGACCTGTACTGGAATACCCGTTCCACCGCCCTTCGGCCGTCGAAGTGCCCACCGTCTACGAGGAGTTGCGGGGCAAGTGCCCCGTCGCCCATGTCCGGCTGCCCACCGGCGACGAGGGCTACGTGGTGACCCGCTACGACGACGTGCGCACCGTGCTCGCCGACGCCAGGTTCAGCCGTGCCGCCACCATCTCCCCCGAGGCGCCGCAGCTCACCCCCACGCCTCCCGTGCCGGGCAGCCTGTTCACCACGGACGCGCCCGAGCACACCCGGCTGCGCAGGCTTGTCTCACGGGAGTTCACCGCCCGCCGTGTGCAGAACATGCGTCCCCGTATCCAGGAGCTGACGGACGGGCTCCTGGACGAGATGGAGAAGCTCGACGGGCCGGTCGACCTCAACACGGCACTGGCCTTCCCGCTGCCGGTGATGGTGATCTGCGAACTGCTCGGTGTGCCCTTCGAGGACCGTGACCGCTTCCGCGAGTGGTCGGACGCGTTCGTCTCCATCACCGCGCACACGCCGGAGGAGATGGCCGCCCAGCGCCAGCAGATGATCGGATACCTCGGCGAACTCGTCAAGCGCAAGCGGGAGGAGCCGACGGACGATCTGATGGGGGCGCTCGTCGTCGCCAGCGACGAGGAGGGCAGCCTCAACGAGTACGAGCTGATCGTCATGGCGGCGACCATCCTCGTCGCCGGTCACGAGACCACCGTCAGCATGATCGGCAAGATCGTCCTGACCCTGCTGCGCCACCCCGAGCAGATGGACATGCTGCGCGAGCACCCCGAGAAGCTCGACCACGCCATCGAGGAGCTGCTGCGCGTCAACCCGATCGGTGACGGGGGCCCGCTGCGGATCACCCTGGAGGACGTCGAGGTCGGCGGCACGCTCATCCCCAAGGGCAGCGCGGTCCTGGCGGCGGTCTGCTCCGCCAACCAGGACCCCGACCGCTTCCCCGGCGCGCAGGCGAACGAGTTCGACCCCGAGCGGCCCGAGGCCGTCCACCACGTCGCGTTCGGCCACGGACCGCACTTCTGCGTGGGTGCCGCTCTGGCCAGGGCGGAGCTGCAGATCGTCATCTCCTCGCTGCTGAACCGCTTCCCGGGCCTGCGGCTCGCGGAGGAGGTCGGCTCCCTGGAGCTGACGACCGGGATGATGGTGCACGGTCTGAAAACGCTGCCTGTCACCTGGTGA
- a CDS encoding FAD-dependent oxidoreductase encodes MTTELTADVCVVGGGPAGLTLAVELAKRSVSVVVVEQSGHFDRSFRGESVSPDSVWLLDKLGVLGRLDGAYQQMHRMEIVDSGSTVMRADFRRFPYPHPYPVEMPQPALLSALAALGQEEHPEHFTLVRRATATRLLRAGGEGGPVTGVVARTPEGELTVHAALTVAADGRFSKVREMSGLPYTKVPLERDVVWLKLPFPSEWDDRTYRIRIRGDQHGLFIPTHPDSVRVGFNIPKGGLKELRAQGLPALYERLDGLAPELAGSVRSEIRSWSDTSMLDIFTTTVPSWSMPGLVLIGDAAHTLTPILGQGVNHAIIDAVTLAPLVRDAIDAGGDEAALGRAGAEFQRAREESVAKSRGLQLRQERLFALHGVGGIGRRSLYRVMDRSQKLKQRVLAGAYFQLQKPGPHVVEAQSPATRV; translated from the coding sequence ATGACAACTGAGCTGACCGCGGACGTGTGTGTGGTCGGAGGAGGTCCGGCGGGACTCACGCTGGCCGTTGAGCTCGCCAAGCGTTCGGTCTCGGTCGTGGTGGTGGAACAGAGCGGTCACTTCGACCGGTCGTTCCGGGGCGAGTCCGTCTCTCCCGACTCCGTGTGGCTGCTCGACAAGCTGGGCGTCCTCGGCCGGCTCGACGGCGCCTACCAGCAGATGCACAGGATGGAGATCGTCGACTCCGGCAGCACGGTGATGCGCGCCGACTTCCGCCGCTTCCCGTATCCGCACCCCTACCCCGTGGAGATGCCCCAGCCGGCGCTGCTCTCGGCGCTGGCGGCCCTCGGGCAGGAGGAGCACCCGGAGCACTTCACCCTGGTGCGCCGGGCGACCGCCACCCGCCTGCTGCGTGCGGGCGGCGAGGGCGGTCCGGTCACGGGGGTGGTGGCCCGCACCCCGGAGGGCGAGCTGACCGTGCACGCGGCGCTCACGGTGGCGGCGGACGGCCGGTTCAGCAAGGTCCGTGAGATGTCGGGCCTGCCGTACACGAAGGTGCCGCTGGAACGTGACGTGGTGTGGCTGAAGCTGCCGTTCCCGTCCGAGTGGGACGACCGTACCTACCGCATCCGGATCCGCGGCGACCAGCACGGGCTGTTCATCCCGACGCACCCGGACAGTGTGCGCGTCGGTTTCAACATCCCCAAGGGCGGACTGAAGGAACTGCGCGCCCAGGGTCTGCCCGCGCTGTACGAGCGGCTCGACGGGCTCGCTCCCGAGCTGGCCGGGTCGGTACGGAGTGAGATCCGCTCCTGGTCCGACACCTCGATGCTGGACATCTTCACCACGACGGTGCCGAGCTGGTCCATGCCCGGCCTGGTCCTGATCGGCGACGCGGCACACACACTGACGCCGATCCTCGGCCAGGGTGTCAATCACGCGATCATCGACGCGGTGACGCTGGCCCCGCTCGTGCGGGACGCCATCGACGCGGGTGGGGACGAGGCGGCGCTGGGGCGTGCGGGCGCCGAGTTCCAGCGGGCGCGGGAGGAGTCGGTCGCCAAGTCGCGCGGTCTGCAGCTGCGGCAGGAGCGGCTGTTCGCCCTGCACGGCGTCGGAGGTATCGGCCGCCGGTCGCTGTACCGGGTGATGGACCGGAGCCAGAAGCTGAAGCAACGGGTGCTGGCGGGCGCGTACTTCCAGCTCCAGAAGCCGGGGCCGCACGTCGTGGAGGCGCAGTCGCCCGCCACCCGGGTGTGA
- a CDS encoding HAD-IIIC family phosphatase, whose amino-acid sequence MRTAVTTSDLDRTGPVSPLVRLRALHGEQRLAAEYPVVPGLLAELAQQDDGFAQLSRAGRLLAKLAAEDIAERHTGVVPATVAVTGHGTVDGLTAPLTAELARHGIPLRVRVGDHDLWLRDLQDTTSDLYAPGTELALCLLDAQIVFDELPLPWGTEDVAKSVAGKLELLDRLASRYDEHGTGTLVLNTLPLLPQHTQQLVDHRSRTELSIIWREFNIGLLRLAAAHPRLHVVDLEPLIAESGPVRDPRLAAYAKVYLGEEVLARYARQAGHLLRTLRGRAKKVLVLDLDNTLWDGILGDDGPDGIAAATTYRGEVFGRLQRVAKQIGGQGVLLAVCSKNDREPVLAVLRDHPDMTLREADFVRIAANWEPKDGNIRHIAEQLNLGTDSFVFADDSPFERGLVASSLPEIAVIGLDEEPALHIDRLLADGWFDVRELTTEDRGRAVQYRQEAERQDLRRTTGSMEEYLRDLGVSVEVAPVRDHEVARVSQITLRTNQFNLTTRRLQVPDVRERLGSADDLVLAVRSRDRFGDNGVVGAVFARREDEALRIDNMLLSCRVFARGIEQAAIAALLEHAVDSGAAEVRASYRPTAKNHKMRAFYPSLGFEQAAESADGTVEFRHPLTRLPEVPGHVTLDATIRSGTG is encoded by the coding sequence GTGAGGACAGCAGTGACGACGTCCGACCTGGACCGCACCGGCCCCGTCAGCCCCCTCGTCCGGCTCCGCGCGTTGCACGGCGAGCAACGGCTCGCCGCCGAGTACCCGGTGGTGCCAGGACTGCTGGCCGAACTCGCCCAGCAGGACGACGGGTTCGCCCAGTTGTCCCGCGCGGGCAGGCTGCTCGCCAAGCTCGCCGCCGAGGACATCGCGGAGCGTCACACCGGCGTCGTACCCGCGACCGTCGCTGTCACGGGACACGGCACCGTCGACGGGCTGACCGCACCGCTCACCGCGGAACTCGCCCGCCACGGCATCCCGCTGCGCGTCCGCGTCGGCGACCACGACCTGTGGCTGCGCGACCTCCAGGACACCACCAGTGACCTGTACGCCCCCGGGACCGAACTCGCGCTGTGCCTTCTCGACGCCCAGATCGTTTTCGACGAACTGCCGCTGCCCTGGGGGACGGAGGACGTCGCCAAAAGTGTCGCCGGGAAACTCGAACTCCTCGACCGGCTCGCCTCCCGCTACGACGAACACGGCACCGGGACGCTCGTGCTCAACACCCTGCCGCTGCTGCCCCAGCACACGCAGCAGCTGGTCGATCACCGGTCCCGCACCGAACTCTCCATCATCTGGCGGGAGTTCAACATCGGTCTGCTGCGGCTCGCCGCCGCGCACCCGCGGCTGCACGTCGTCGACCTGGAGCCGTTGATCGCCGAGAGCGGACCGGTCCGTGACCCCCGGCTCGCCGCCTACGCCAAGGTGTACCTGGGGGAGGAGGTGCTGGCCCGGTACGCGCGTCAGGCGGGCCATCTGCTCCGGACGCTGCGCGGCAGGGCCAAGAAGGTCCTCGTCCTGGACCTCGACAACACCCTCTGGGACGGCATCCTCGGTGACGACGGACCCGACGGCATCGCCGCCGCCACCACCTACCGCGGTGAGGTCTTCGGCCGGCTCCAGCGGGTGGCCAAGCAGATAGGCGGCCAGGGCGTACTGCTCGCGGTCTGCAGCAAGAACGACCGGGAGCCGGTGCTGGCCGTGCTCCGCGACCACCCCGACATGACCCTGCGCGAGGCCGACTTCGTCCGGATCGCCGCCAACTGGGAACCCAAGGACGGAAACATCCGGCACATCGCCGAGCAGCTCAATCTCGGCACCGACAGCTTCGTCTTCGCCGACGACTCGCCCTTCGAACGCGGCCTCGTCGCCTCCTCGCTCCCCGAGATCGCCGTGATCGGCCTCGACGAGGAACCGGCGCTGCACATCGACCGGCTGCTCGCCGACGGCTGGTTCGACGTACGGGAACTGACCACCGAGGACCGGGGCCGCGCCGTGCAGTACCGCCAGGAGGCGGAACGGCAGGACCTGCGGCGGACCACCGGCTCGATGGAGGAGTACCTGCGCGACCTCGGTGTGTCCGTCGAGGTCGCCCCGGTACGCGACCACGAGGTGGCCCGGGTCTCCCAGATCACCCTGCGCACCAACCAGTTCAACCTCACCACCCGCAGACTCCAGGTCCCCGACGTCCGCGAACGGCTCGGCTCGGCGGACGACCTGGTGCTCGCCGTGCGCTCCCGCGACCGCTTCGGTGACAACGGGGTCGTCGGCGCCGTCTTCGCGCGCCGGGAGGACGAGGCCCTGCGTATCGACAACATGCTGCTCAGCTGCCGGGTCTTCGCCCGCGGTATCGAGCAGGCCGCCATCGCCGCGCTGCTGGAGCACGCCGTGGACTCGGGCGCCGCCGAGGTACGCGCGAGCTACCGGCCCACCGCCAAGAACCACAAGATGCGCGCCTTCTACCCGTCGCTCGGCTTCGAGCAGGCCGCCGAATCGGCGGACGGCACGGTCGAGTTCAGGCACCCGCTCACCCGGCTGCCCGAGGTGCCCGGACATGTGACCCTCGACGCGACCATCCGCAGTGGCACCGGATGA
- a CDS encoding fatty acyl-AMP ligase: MTNFRTFTELVLERSEARKDADAFVFLPDDARGSVPQHLTSTALDQEARRIASWLQDRNAAKRQVLLLYPAGLDFIKAFTACMYAGAVAVPGPLPAEQGQHFARISGILRDAEACAVLTDSANAPAISAWLAAEGFTDVACLATDDPAQGDAGAWHAPSLTPESLAFLQYTSGSTSDPKGVVVSHGNLLANEAAIQRSIGTSSESVCGGWLPFYHDMGLIGHILHPLYLGAQGVLMAPFTFLKRPYRWLKMISDYGMTTGGGPNFAYDLCVRRVTDAQLETLDLSTWTTACNGAEPVRAETIRAFTERFAPVGFRPEAMFPCYGMAETTLLVTGIPRGAAARVLDVDAEALERGELADPRGDFSTRSLVSSGIARDFEIRVVDPETLVEKPAGHVGEIWLKGDSVASGYWKRPATNKEIFEAVISGGTGEQDTGWLRTGDLGALQDGELYVTGRLKELVILAGRNLYPQDVERAVQSTDKALGAGAGAVFAVESDREHLVAIQEVRPAAVATDLHTVASGIQSFISKEFSVPAGNVLLVRPGTIRKTTSGKIQRTLMRKLFLEGGITPLYEVLEPAVRELIVSAEAEADDAATDADADAANSLVPVV; this comes from the coding sequence TTGACGAACTTCCGAACCTTCACGGAACTGGTTCTTGAGCGCAGCGAGGCCCGCAAGGACGCGGATGCCTTCGTCTTCCTGCCCGACGATGCCCGCGGCTCGGTGCCGCAGCACCTCACCTCCACGGCGCTCGACCAGGAGGCGCGCCGGATCGCGTCCTGGCTCCAGGACCGCAACGCCGCGAAGCGCCAGGTGCTCCTGCTCTACCCGGCGGGCCTGGACTTCATCAAGGCGTTCACCGCCTGCATGTACGCCGGTGCCGTGGCCGTGCCCGGACCACTGCCCGCCGAGCAGGGCCAGCACTTCGCCCGGATCTCCGGCATTCTGCGCGACGCCGAGGCGTGCGCCGTACTCACCGACTCGGCCAACGCCCCCGCGATCTCCGCCTGGCTGGCCGCCGAGGGCTTCACCGACGTGGCGTGCCTGGCCACCGACGATCCCGCCCAGGGCGACGCGGGCGCCTGGCACGCGCCCTCCCTCACTCCGGAGAGCCTGGCCTTCCTCCAGTACACCTCCGGCTCGACCAGCGACCCCAAGGGAGTCGTGGTCTCGCACGGCAATCTGCTCGCCAACGAGGCGGCGATCCAGCGGTCGATCGGCACCAGCTCGGAGAGCGTGTGCGGCGGCTGGCTGCCCTTCTACCACGACATGGGCCTGATCGGGCATATCCTCCACCCGCTCTACCTCGGTGCCCAGGGCGTCCTCATGGCACCCTTCACCTTCCTCAAGCGCCCCTACCGCTGGCTGAAGATGATCAGCGACTACGGGATGACCACCGGCGGCGGCCCCAACTTCGCGTACGACCTGTGCGTGCGCCGGGTCACCGACGCGCAGCTGGAGACGCTCGACCTGTCCACCTGGACCACCGCCTGCAACGGCGCGGAGCCGGTCAGGGCCGAGACGATCCGTGCCTTCACCGAGCGCTTCGCGCCCGTGGGCTTCCGCCCCGAAGCCATGTTCCCCTGCTACGGCATGGCCGAGACGACCCTGCTCGTCACCGGCATCCCGCGCGGCGCCGCCGCCCGCGTGCTCGATGTCGACGCCGAGGCGCTGGAGCGCGGCGAACTGGCCGACCCGCGTGGGGACTTCTCCACCCGCTCCCTCGTCAGCAGCGGAATCGCGCGGGACTTCGAGATCCGCGTCGTCGACCCGGAGACCCTCGTAGAGAAGCCCGCGGGACACGTCGGCGAGATCTGGCTCAAGGGCGACAGCGTCGCCTCCGGCTACTGGAAGCGGCCCGCGACCAACAAGGAGATATTCGAGGCGGTGATCTCCGGCGGCACGGGCGAGCAGGACACCGGCTGGCTGCGCACCGGCGACCTGGGCGCACTCCAGGACGGAGAGCTGTACGTCACCGGCCGGCTCAAGGAGCTGGTCATCCTCGCGGGCCGCAACCTCTATCCGCAGGACGTCGAACGCGCCGTCCAGTCCACGGACAAGGCCCTGGGCGCCGGCGCGGGCGCCGTCTTCGCCGTCGAGAGCGACCGCGAGCACCTGGTGGCCATCCAGGAGGTCCGCCCCGCCGCCGTCGCCACCGACCTGCACACCGTCGCCTCCGGGATCCAGAGCTTCATCAGCAAGGAGTTCAGCGTTCCCGCGGGCAACGTCCTGCTGGTACGCCCCGGAACCATCCGCAAGACCACCAGCGGCAAGATCCAGCGGACCCTGATGCGCAAGCTGTTCCTGGAGGGCGGGATCACCCCGCTGTACGAGGTCCTGGAGCCGGCCGTCCGTGAACTGATCGTCTCCGCCGAGGCCGAGGCCGACGACGCGGCCACCGATGCCGACGCCGACGCCGCCAATTCCCTGGTACCGGTGGTCTGA